One genomic segment of Candidatus Cloacimonadota bacterium includes these proteins:
- a CDS encoding diacylglycerol kinase family lipid kinase, whose protein sequence is MKFEIILNPVAGKDYAPKHIPVINKFLEENNCKYEIHLTHQPGHAINLAQDFARKENTAVIAAGGDGTCNEVINGLMLAKEELDHLPLFGVLPIGRGNDFAYGAHIPDKLAESLNVLISGHSQKMDVGLIAGGDFPQGRYFGNGIGVGFDTLVGLEAAKMKHIHGAAGYAIGAIKVLIKYPPAPEVELKFDDTILQINPALVSIMNGNRMGGTFFMSPEANNNDGILNLCMTKQGNRRELLKAMLHYTKGTQQSLENTTTLQSPSFSLEAKSGHLAVHADGETICQAGKKIDVKCIPSAINIICKKR, encoded by the coding sequence ATGAAATTCGAGATAATCCTGAATCCTGTAGCAGGAAAGGATTACGCTCCCAAACATATTCCGGTTATCAATAAATTTCTGGAAGAGAACAACTGCAAGTATGAAATTCATCTTACTCATCAACCTGGTCATGCTATAAACCTGGCACAAGATTTTGCCCGGAAAGAAAATACCGCAGTAATTGCTGCCGGTGGTGATGGAACATGTAACGAAGTTATAAACGGATTGATGTTGGCAAAAGAAGAACTTGATCATCTTCCGTTATTTGGTGTTCTGCCTATCGGGCGAGGCAACGATTTTGCTTATGGTGCTCACATTCCAGATAAGCTGGCAGAAAGCCTTAATGTCTTGATTTCAGGACATTCGCAAAAAATGGATGTAGGTTTGATCGCGGGTGGAGATTTCCCACAGGGAAGATATTTTGGAAATGGTATCGGAGTTGGTTTCGACACATTGGTCGGCTTGGAAGCAGCCAAAATGAAACACATTCACGGAGCTGCCGGTTATGCAATCGGAGCTATAAAAGTATTGATAAAATATCCCCCAGCACCAGAAGTGGAATTGAAATTTGATGACACAATATTGCAGATAAATCCTGCCTTAGTTTCCATTATGAACGGTAACAGAATGGGTGGAACTTTTTTCATGTCTCCCGAGGCAAACAACAACGATGGAATTTTGAATCTGTGTATGACAAAGCAGGGAAATCGAAGAGAACTTTTGAAAGCAATGCTTCATTATACCAAAGGAACTCAGCAGAGTTTGGAAAATACTACTACCTTGCAAAGTCCGTCATTTTCTCTGGAAGCAAAAAGCGGTCATCTGGCTGTTCATGCCGATGGTGAAACTATCTGCCAAGCCGGAAAGAAAATCGATGTAAAATGCATTCCAAGTGCTATAAATATTATCTGTAAAAAACGATAA